From the Triticum urartu cultivar G1812 chromosome 4, Tu2.1, whole genome shotgun sequence genome, the window agtagggcatgggaggcgccACCCATGGGCTCTGACAAGgaagagtagggcatgggaggcagTGGCGCCTCGAATCCCATGAGCCGGTCTGTGTCTCATGTCCTACTCTAGCTCTTCAGATACCGCACCTTCACTCATAGGGGCTCAGTCGGCCGTCGAACATGGGCACAAATGTGGAACTGAATGAGCGTTGGCGAATATTTAGTTTACGTTTTTTGTTGTATGTAATTGTATAGATTTGAGGATTCATAATTGTGGTATCCGGTTGTGGAAGAAAGAATTTGAGGTGTGACCTGTTATTGTCTGCGGACATTAACTATATGCGGCTGTAAGTGCTCTAAGTTCACACTGAAAATAACATCACATGGTTGTCACACTACGCGGAAACGCGTGTTGCCTAGTGTTTGGGCATAAGCCAAATGCTATTTCTTGGGTACTCAGCTTAGCCCAGTATAAAAGAAGTACTTGTCAAAAAAACATGACAATTGCAGGGCCCTCTGATAGACAAGAGTAAACAGAGTACAACTCCAAAAAAAAAGAGGTAATAGCACTACAGGTTCCTGAACTTGTCATGGAGGTGATATAGTTTGGTTCTCAAACATGAAAAAATGGATTATTTCGTCCTTCAACTTGTCATGGAGGTGCAAGTTTGGTCCTAGGCCAATCACAGCTCGCCAACTGGAGCCAGCTTGGCTGGGCCGGTCAGCGTCGCGCATTTTGCGAATTGCCCCCTTTCTTTAGCCCTTATCAACCCGCACTCACTATTAGCAATCTTATCTAAAAACATCTATTGTATTAACTATTAGCAGACTTATCTAAAAATATTTAATTGTTTAACCAGACCAATTCTTATTGTTCAGATACATGGGGGCAATTACAGGAATTAGTGATCTTGATGCTGTCCGTTGGCCAAACTCACATTGGCGGTCTGTGAAGGTATATTTACTGGCTAACACTTATTATTGTATCCAGTCAAGTCTGTACATGAACATCGCCTGTTGCTTACCCATGTATTGTTAGATGAGACGCAAATTCCTATTGAGATTGCTTGGTATAACTTCACAATTTAGCATGACAGAAAACTTTGTCTATGAAAAATGCAGGTTGGCTGGGATGAATCAACTGCTGGAGAGAGGCAGCCAAGGGTGTCACTTTAGGAGATTGAACCCCTGACAACTTTCCCGATGTACCCTACTCCTTTTCCACTCAGACTGAAGCGACCGCGGCCAACAGGCTTGCCTTCTCTGCATGGTATGATGGACAGCTGGTCTCTAGCATTCATAAATAGTTGTGCTTGAATAATTGTGTAGTATGCTTTCAATATGGAGTGTTATAAATTATCTATCTCTTTCTGTAGGTGGTAAGGATGATGACTTGACTTCCTCGCTCATGTGGCTTCGAGATAGCGCAAACCCTGGTTTCCAGTCGCTGAATTTCAGCGATGCTGGTATGAATCCCTGGATGCAGCCAAGGCTGGATGCGTCGTTATTTGGTTTACAGCCTGACATTTACCAAACGATGGCTGCGGCTGGGTTTCAGGACCCAACAAAGATGTCACCTACTATGTTGCAGTTCCAGCAGCCACAAAACATGGTTGTTAGAGCTACGCCACTTCTACAAAGTCGGATTTTGCAGCAAATGCAACCTCAGTTTCGGCAGCAGTCATACCTTCAAAACATCAATGGGGCCACGATCCAGGGCCAGCTCAGTCCGAGTTCCTTCAACAGCAGCTCCAACGGTGCCAGTCCTTCAATGAGAAAAAGCCACAGCTTCTCCAACAGCAAGAATCAAATCAGCAGCAATCGCATAGAAGGAACTCAAACTGATCCTGGCCCTGGATCGTGGCCCCATTGATAAGAGCTAAAGACAGGGGGCAATTTGCAAAATGCACGACGCTGACTGGCCCAGTCGAGCTGGCTCCACTTAGCGAGTTGTGATTGGCCCAGGACCAAACTTGCACCTCCATGACAAGTTCAAGGACGAAATAATCCACTTTTTCAAGTTTGAGGACCAAATCATCACCTCCATAACAAGTTCAGGGACCTACAGTGCTATTACCTCAAAAAAAATACCTAGGTTTACAGAGAGAACTCAACATACTCCGCAAAAAAACTTTAGCTTATACACGAGGCTTGGCAAAGCACCTACCATGGGGCCATCCTCGCCGCCCTTGACGGCTCTGTGACGGCGAGCGCTATAAGATGAGTGATGTTTTACGGTATAATTCGCCTACATCCATTCCTTTATTTGTTTTAAAGGCAAAAATGTAAGCCGAGTGCCCAAAAGAAAGCACTCGGCTTACACTCATGCCCCTTCACCTTCATCTCTCCCATTTATAAGGGGTCCCTTCCATTACCGGTTTGGCTGTAACCCTAGTCATCTTGCCGCCTCCAGATGTCCTGGCTTTATATTGATTAAAAACCCTTCATCGTATTTATCGAAGGTTTTTTCTGCGATAATTTTTCATTGTCACTGTGATAATCACCGTCAATCTTCCACTTCAGGCCGGCCAAGAGCCTTCTGTCAGGATGGTTACGTTGAATAAACTCTCGTCGAGCTTAGCAATATTAATTTGTGCAACTGGCCAACTGCAAGATGTAGATGCCATAATTTAGAAACAGATTCAATGATATTTATTTTTTGCGAGAAAGATTCAATGATTGATCTGCCAGGAAACAATACTCTGTGCGTGCGTGCGTACTCCTACGTCGGACTTGAAAGTTTGCACAACAAACAATTAGATTTGGGGTTAGCTGAGACGTACGTGAGAGTGAGAGGCTGGCTTAAAGCACAATTATATACGGAGTTGGTACTTAATCAACAAGTCAAGCCACATGAACGGGGGAAGAAAACAAGCACGCAAGTAGTTGAAACTAGGCAAAACAATTGCACCTGCCGTAGTTTGGTAATTATTACGCGTGTTATTTCCCTCTGGAGCAATAAGAAAAAATAAACAAACAAAATTACACAAATATGTAGACAGCGAAGAATTTTTTTTCAGTTGAAAAAAGTCAATTAGCCGCGTTATTAGTGGAGTATAGTATATAGCTTTTTTTTTAGAACCTATAGTATATAGTACCACACGCGGACGAAATGATCTCGCAAAATATATACACTACAAGTCTACGGTGTGAGCTTCGCGGCAGCTTGGCTGTCACATTCAACGACGTAGACGGTAGACATGTATAGAGTATGTACGCACGGCTAATTCAGGTCAAGGGAACGCCACTTTGACGTGCAGCTAATTTTCCTGGTGCTTATCACCAAGCAAACGCGGATGGATTTAATTAACGTACTGAACTGTTTTGAATAGTGCAAACATTCATACCCACCCCGACCACCCCCCGCCTGATCACCACCTATATATAAGCACTCCAAGCCAGCCCATTCCCGGCACCACAGCTAGCGAGCGACATCATCAACACACAAAGACCTCATCACATCTTTCCAGTTCACCGGCCGTTATGGAGATGAAGCCCGCCGCGCAGCCGGTCACCGGCGTCCCCGTCGGCGCGGCGCCCGCCGCCTGGTCCTCCGGCCTCTTCGACTGCTTCGACGACTGCGGCCTCTGCTGCGTGACCTACTGGTGCCCGTGCATCACGTTCGGCAAGGTGGCGGAGATCGTGGACAGGGGGTCGACGTCGTGCGGGACGAGCGGCGCGCTCTACGCGCTCCTGTGCTCGCTCACGGGATGCCAGTGGATCTATTCCTGCACCTACCGCTCCAAGATGCGCGCCCAGTACGCGCTCCCGGACGGGCCCTGCTGCGACTGCTGCGTCCACTTCTGCTGCGAGCCGTGCGCGCTCGTCCAGCAGTACAAGGAGCTCAAGGCCCGCGGCTACGACCCCGAGATCGGCTGGCACCTCAACATGGAGcgccgcgccggcgccggcgccgtcAACCCGCCCGGCGTTCAGGGGATGGGCCGCTAGCTGGCTAGCTGGTCGAACTCAGCTGCTGCTTTACTATTGCCGTTTGTGTCATGCGTCGTTTATGTTTCATAAATTACTATTGCATATATGGTACTAGTGTCCGTAGTAACTTGTCAAAAAGTGTATCCGTGGTAACTTGTGTG encodes:
- the LOC125552957 gene encoding cell number regulator 10-like; protein product: MEMKPAAQPVTGVPVGAAPAAWSSGLFDCFDDCGLCCVTYWCPCITFGKVAEIVDRGSTSCGTSGALYALLCSLTGCQWIYSCTYRSKMRAQYALPDGPCCDCCVHFCCEPCALVQQYKELKARGYDPEIGWHLNMERRAGAGAVNPPGVQGMGR